Within Aphelocoma coerulescens isolate FSJ_1873_10779 chromosome 1A, UR_Acoe_1.0, whole genome shotgun sequence, the genomic segment CCTCACGAACTCCTCGTAGTTGACCTGCCCGTCGTTGTTGCAGTCGGCCTCCTTGATCATCTCGTCCACCTCCTCGTCCGTCAGCTTCTCCCCCAGGTTGGTCATGACGTGCCGCAGCTCGGCCGCGCTGATGTAGCCGTTCCCATCCTTATCAAAAACCCGGAAAGCCTCCCGGATCTCCTCCTCGCTGTCCGTGTCCCTCATCTTCCTGGCCATCAGCGACAGGAACTCCGGGAAGTCGATGGTGCCGCTGCCGTCGGCGTCCACCTCGCCCACCATGTCCTGCAGCTCGGCCTC encodes:
- the LOC138120959 gene encoding calmodulin, striated muscle; this translates as MAERLSEEKIAEFKEAFSLFDRDGDGCITTKELGTVMRSLGQNPTEAELQDMVGEVDADGSGTIDFPEFLSLMARKMRDTDSEEEIREAFRVFDKDGNGYISAAELRHVMTNLGEKLTDEEVDEMIKEADCNNDGQVNYEEFVRMMTEK